A stretch of Streptococcus sp. oral taxon 061 DNA encodes these proteins:
- a CDS encoding sensor histidine kinase, giving the protein MKNWQPNKTKQFRLHSLLRIYSLVMIIIISCFALLISYADWDMREREANRVGQRVLARTVDEVEYYYRESTRLAQELVENQARIEGIYKYFSLSTPDYFYWQLERKASPYISVSIYENIDDIYVRNDFVTGVSIVLQDSTDVFVSKRGNRGGQKIPADSFKPDANSFAVPVSDPISDQALGVIYISVEPEFLYKAIDNTRGTIPVAVTVIAPYETDMFYIGAKGTNESWLVGTTAHGYQVRVAVPKDYVWSGTLASSTLILGLSVLFIIILYMTLRRTFSDYQSQVVDLVDSIQAITKGEQTKRIDTDKKDQELLLIAESTNDMLDRLESNIHDIYQLELNQKDANMRALQAQINPHFMYNTLEFLRMYAVMENQNELADIIYEFSSLLRNNISDERETTLKQEVEFCRKYSYLCMVRYPKSIAYGFKIDPELEEMRIPKFTLQPLVENYFAHGVDHKRTDNVISIKALKQDGYVEILVTDNGRGMSAEKLAEIQAKLSQRTFEHTADYSRKRQSIGIVNIHERFVLYFGDRYDISVESAEQEGVHYRITIQDEEEG; this is encoded by the coding sequence ATGAAAAATTGGCAACCAAATAAGACCAAACAGTTTCGCCTCCACTCACTCCTAAGAATTTATAGTCTGGTAATGATTATCATCATTTCCTGCTTTGCTCTCTTGATTTCTTATGCAGACTGGGATATGCGTGAAAGGGAAGCCAATCGTGTTGGCCAGCGTGTTCTCGCTCGAACAGTTGATGAGGTTGAATACTATTATCGAGAATCAACCCGCCTAGCTCAGGAATTGGTCGAGAATCAAGCCCGCATCGAAGGGATTTACAAATATTTTAGTCTCAGCACGCCGGATTATTTTTATTGGCAGTTAGAACGCAAGGCGTCGCCTTATATTTCTGTTTCCATTTATGAAAATATTGATGATATATACGTGCGAAACGATTTTGTAACGGGTGTGTCGATTGTTCTACAGGATTCAACAGATGTATTTGTTTCCAAAAGAGGAAACCGAGGTGGACAGAAGATTCCAGCTGATAGCTTTAAACCGGACGCCAATAGTTTCGCTGTTCCAGTGTCTGATCCCATATCGGACCAAGCTCTAGGGGTCATTTATATTTCCGTAGAACCAGAATTCCTCTATAAGGCGATTGACAATACTAGGGGAACAATTCCTGTAGCAGTAACTGTCATTGCACCATATGAAACAGATATGTTCTATATAGGGGCAAAAGGGACTAATGAATCTTGGTTAGTAGGAACAACAGCCCATGGTTATCAAGTTCGAGTAGCTGTACCAAAGGATTATGTTTGGAGTGGGACCTTAGCAAGTTCGACACTTATTTTAGGTTTGAGCGTCCTCTTTATCATCATTTTATATATGACCTTAAGAAGGACCTTTTCTGACTATCAAAGTCAGGTTGTGGACTTGGTGGATTCCATTCAAGCCATTACTAAGGGAGAGCAGACCAAGAGAATCGATACAGATAAAAAGGATCAGGAGTTGCTTCTAATTGCTGAGTCGACAAATGATATGTTGGATCGACTGGAAAGTAACATTCACGATATTTATCAGCTGGAACTCAATCAAAAAGATGCCAACATGCGAGCGCTACAAGCTCAGATTAATCCGCATTTCATGTATAATACTTTGGAATTTTTGCGGATGTATGCAGTTATGGAGAACCAAAATGAATTAGCAGATATCATCTATGAGTTCAGTAGTCTCCTGCGCAATAATATCTCTGACGAGCGAGAAACGACACTCAAACAAGAAGTGGAGTTTTGTCGGAAGTACAGTTATCTCTGTATGGTTCGCTATCCAAAATCCATTGCCTATGGATTTAAAATTGATCCTGAATTGGAAGAAATGCGTATTCCAAAGTTCACCCTCCAACCTTTAGTGGAAAATTATTTTGCCCATGGAGTTGATCATAAAAGAACAGATAATGTTATCAGTATCAAGGCTTTGAAACAAGATGGCTATGTCGAAATCTTGGTAACTGATAATGGCCGTGGAATGTCTGCTGAAAAACTAGCAGAAATCCAAGCTAAACTGTCTCAAAGAACCTTTGAACATACAGCAGATTATAGTAGGAAACGGCAGTCTATTGGGATTGTGAATATCCACGAACGTTTTGTGCTCTACTTTGGAGACCGCTATGATATTAGTGTTGAATCGGCTGAACAGGAAGGCGTTCACTATCGAATCACCATTCAGGACGAAGAGGAAGGATAA
- a CDS encoding response regulator transcription factor, with translation MYKVLLVDDEYMITEGLKRLIPFDKWDMEVVATANHADEALDYVREHPVDVVISDVNMPDKTGLEMIGEMKELLPDAYYILLSGYQEFDYVKKAMNLNVVDYLVKPVDKIELEHLLEKILGQLREKVHEPEMLSQKLDEEAFNAHLSQKENWWIGLSKEKQGDFVIPYYVLGQDWQIVIADQKFDGLLVLPFGAPYQANFEKWKFNVEKALFYGTVNLDQSESLFSYYEPIYRVIIQGNLQQIIDELNLLEKIVLENTPRVSITKQLFTQFVMDVFHLFEHLKADDMTDIVKRIHAITNFEDLVAYTKETLTSFFGQYRMNENVVSVLEVIGRDYKKELSLKDISKDLFINPVYLGQLIKKETNSTFAELLNKQRIKAAQQLLLSTNDSIEDICYTVGYSNVGYFYKVFRKLCGKSPKAYRKQIEVTL, from the coding sequence ATGTATAAAGTACTATTAGTTGACGATGAATACATGATTACAGAAGGACTCAAGCGTTTGATTCCTTTTGACAAGTGGGATATGGAAGTCGTTGCAACAGCCAATCATGCTGACGAGGCTTTGGACTATGTTCGAGAGCATCCTGTAGATGTCGTCATTTCTGATGTCAACATGCCCGACAAGACAGGTCTTGAAATGATTGGAGAGATGAAGGAACTCTTGCCAGATGCATATTATATCCTTCTCTCGGGTTATCAAGAATTTGACTATGTCAAAAAAGCTATGAATCTCAATGTTGTAGACTACCTTGTCAAACCAGTTGATAAGATCGAGCTGGAGCATTTACTTGAGAAAATCCTTGGTCAGCTTCGTGAGAAAGTGCATGAACCAGAAATGTTAAGTCAAAAATTAGATGAAGAAGCATTTAATGCGCATCTTTCTCAAAAAGAAAACTGGTGGATTGGTCTTTCAAAAGAAAAACAAGGGGATTTTGTTATTCCTTACTACGTTTTAGGTCAGGACTGGCAAATTGTGATTGCGGACCAGAAATTCGACGGTTTACTCGTTCTGCCTTTTGGGGCACCTTATCAGGCCAACTTTGAGAAATGGAAATTTAATGTAGAAAAAGCACTTTTCTATGGAACTGTAAACCTCGATCAGTCTGAAAGTCTCTTCTCATATTATGAACCCATCTATCGGGTGATTATCCAGGGAAATCTTCAGCAGATTATCGATGAGTTAAACCTACTCGAGAAGATTGTGCTAGAAAACACACCTAGAGTATCCATCACCAAGCAACTCTTTACTCAGTTTGTTATGGATGTCTTCCATCTCTTTGAGCATTTGAAAGCAGACGACATGACAGATATTGTCAAGAGAATTCATGCTATTACTAACTTTGAAGACTTAGTGGCTTATACAAAAGAAACCTTGACGTCCTTCTTTGGTCAATACCGCATGAATGAAAATGTCGTCAGTGTACTCGAAGTCATTGGTAGAGACTATAAAAAAGAGCTTTCTCTCAAGGATATCAGTAAGGATCTCTTTATCAATCCTGTTTACTTAGGTCAGTTAATCAAGAAGGAAACCAATTCAACTTTTGCAGAACTTCTCAATAAGCAACGGATTAAAGCAGCTCAGCAACTCTTACTATCTACAAATGATAGTATTGAGGACATTTGCTATACAGTTGGTTACAGTAATGTAGGCTATTTCTACAAGGTCTTTCGAAAACTATGTGGAAAGTCTCCTAAGGCCTACCGCAAGCAAATTGAGGTTACCCTCTAA
- a CDS encoding ABC transporter permease: MKKKPIYLWVLLVLSAISSFLAVVGILTPVPSKDALRASQENVGTLTAQQIEDAVNYAHQVSESSHSIFNTILIILSAILVVVAFVFLIRKNLQLANYTYVGYALLAIVGLVHDNMNLQDAMQLIKDDTLRLGMEVMSKVTTIIFIVINVIFLGIVFYKIWRQQKELTESQEEELA, from the coding sequence ATGAAAAAGAAACCAATCTATCTATGGGTTTTATTGGTGTTATCAGCGATTAGTTCATTCTTGGCAGTAGTTGGAATACTCACTCCAGTACCTAGTAAGGACGCCCTTCGTGCTAGCCAAGAAAATGTTGGAACACTTACTGCTCAACAAATAGAAGATGCTGTTAACTATGCCCACCAAGTGTCTGAGTCATCTCACTCTATTTTTAACACGATACTCATTATTCTATCTGCTATCCTAGTTGTAGTAGCCTTTGTTTTCTTAATTCGTAAGAACTTGCAGTTGGCAAACTACACTTATGTTGGATATGCCTTGCTAGCCATTGTTGGACTAGTCCATGACAATATGAATCTACAAGATGCTATGCAATTGATTAAAGATGACACCCTTCGTTTAGGAATGGAAGTCATGTCAAAAGTAACCACTATCATATTCATCGTCATCAATGTTATCTTTTTGGGAATCGTCTTTTATAAAATATGGCGTCAGCAAAAAGAACTAACAGAATCTCAAGAGGAAGAACTCGCCTAA
- the nrdI gene encoding class Ib ribonucleoside-diphosphate reductase assembly flavoprotein NrdI — MKKISLVYISLSGNTESFVTRLKAYLLEQYANIDVEKIHIKDLVKEGEDFFEMTNPYVAFLPTYLEGGNGVDNGDVEILTTPVGDFIAYGDNASKCFGVVGSGNRNFNNQYCLTAKQYSQRFGFPVLADFEMRGMLGDIKKVAGIIAELYELESL; from the coding sequence ATGAAAAAAATTTCCTTAGTTTATATCAGTCTGAGCGGGAACACGGAGAGTTTTGTGACACGTTTGAAAGCTTATTTGTTGGAGCAGTATGCGAATATTGATGTGGAAAAAATTCATATTAAAGACTTGGTCAAGGAAGGAGAAGACTTCTTTGAGATGACCAACCCATATGTAGCTTTTCTACCGACTTACCTAGAAGGTGGCAATGGCGTTGATAATGGAGATGTGGAAATCTTGACCACTCCAGTAGGTGACTTTATCGCATATGGTGATAATGCTAGCAAGTGTTTTGGTGTCGTAGGATCGGGTAACCGCAATTTCAATAACCAATACTGTTTGACCGCCAAGCAATATAGCCAGCGCTTTGGTTTTCCAGTCCTAGCTGACTTTGAGATGCGCGGAATGCTAGGAGATATCAAAAAGGTTGCAGGTATTATTGCAGAGCTTTATGAACTTGAATCCTTGTAA